One part of the Syngnathus acus chromosome 17, fSynAcu1.2, whole genome shotgun sequence genome encodes these proteins:
- the lrrc6 gene encoding protein tilB homolog produces MVHITEDLIRRRAEHNECEIFSLEEVSLHQQDIERIEHIERWCRDLKILYLQNNLIPQIENVGRLKKLEYLNLALNNIEVIENLQGCENLQKLDLTVNFVGRLSSVESLKENVHLRQLFLVGNPCTLFEGYRKYVVATLPQLKCLDGTEVTRSERIVANQGLEELRRRILEQEDQYLRKKAQEEEANAKQAEEPPNGAPEPQNESDEERLEKEFWHTPCAFTPESRLEAHRRLEAKRTARDKGNEKKVKLPRTLITADGRVLNVNEPKLDFSLTEDDDNKRIVLDLAVYRHMDTSLMDVDVQPTYVKVTVKGKIFQLVLPAEVKPDSSTVRRSQTTGHLLLHMPRAQGELEVTKSAARPSKDDRRPHRGSADSKQRGRGVAEWLEVDAGGRVDIANIVVAHRRATEGPLDASGRGPDVDEEPSEAFVDDLDVPPLI; encoded by the exons ATGGTTCACA TCACAGAAGATCTGATCCGGCGCCGCGCCGAGCACAACGAGTGTGAGATCTTCTCCCTGGAGGAGGTCTCCCTACACCAGCAGGACATCGAGAGGATCGAGCACATCGAGCGCTGGTGCAGGGATCTGAAGATCCTTTACCTGCAGAACAACCTCATACCACAAATCG AGAACGTGGGCCGCCTAAAGAAGCTGGAATACTTGAACCTCGCCTTGAACAACATAGAAGTCATTGAAAACCTGcaag gCTGCGAGAATCTGCAAAAGTTGGACCTGACGGTCAACTTTGTGGGGCGTCTGAGCAGCGTGGAGAGCCTGAAAGAAAACGTGCACCTACGTCAGCTCTTTCTGGTGGGCAACCCCTGCACGCTCTTTGAAGGCTACCGCAAGTACGTGGTCGCCACCCTGCCCCAGCTCAAG TGTCTGGACGGCACAGAGGTGACGCGCTCGGAGCGTATCGTGGCCAATCAGGGCCTGGAGGAGCTGAGGCGGCGCATCCTGGAGCAGGAGGACCAATACCTGAGGAAGAAGGCCCAAGAGGAGGAGGCCAACGCCAAGCAGGCCGAGGAACCGCCAAATGG TGCTCCTGAGCCACAGAACGAGTCAGACGAAGAGCGACTCGAGAAGGAATTCTGGCACACGCCGTGCGCCTTCACTCCGGAATCCCGCTTGGAGGCTCATCGCCGCCTGGAAGCCAAGCGGACGGCCAGGGACAA AGGCAACGAGAAGAAAGTCAAGCTCCCGAGGACTCTGATAACTGCTGATGGACGAGTTCTAAATGTCAATGAGCCCAA GCTGGACTTCTCTCTGACGGAAGACGATGACAACAAGAGGATTGTTTTGGACCTGGCGGTCTACAG GCACATGGACACCTCCCTGATGGACGTGGACGTGCAACCAACGTACGTCAAAGTCACCGTCAAAGGAAAA ATATTTCAGCTGGTTCTGCCGGCCGAGGTCAAGCCCGACAGCTCGACGGTCCGGCGCTCGCAGACCACAGGACACTTGCTGCTCCACATGCCCAGG GCTCAAGGTGAACTGGAGGTGACAAAAAGCGCCGCTCGGCCGTCCAAAGACGACCGCCGCCCCCATCGCGGTTCGGCCGACAGTAAACAAAG GGGGCGTGGCGTTGCCGAGTGGCTGGAAGTGGACGCTGGCGGAAGGGTGGACATCGCCAACATCGTGGTGGCACACCGGCGCGCCACCGAAGGGCCGTTAGACGCCTCTGGCCGGGGTCCTGACGTTGACGAGGAACCCTCGGAGGCATTTGTGGACGACCTCGACGTCCCGCCGCTCATTTAA
- the kcnq3 gene encoding potassium voltage-gated channel subfamily KQT member 3, producing MGLRSRSVASGSEDHRKDPPDRQCGVGAGDDKDGALLAAVVVADYKRGSQGTAIGLLAKTPLNYSRPAKRNNARKRRIQNLIYDALERPRGWALLYHAFVFLIVLGCLILAVLTTFKEHEKTSAHWLVVLETFAIFIFGTEFALRIWAAGCCCRYKGWRGRLKFARKPLCMLDIFVLLASVPVVAVRNQGNVLATSLRSLRFLQILRMLRMDRRGGTWKLLGSAIYAHSKELITAWYIGFLSLILASFLVYLVEKDDVSPSERDLPAAQPNAQDFDTYADALWWGLITLTTIGYGDKTPKTWAGRLLAGTFALIGVSFFALPAGILGSGLALKVQEQHRQKHFEKRRHPAAGLIQSAWRYYSTNPIREDLIATWRFYETIISLPCFSSQKMTLMERVRLPNARPAMAVAASKKMAAEALEESPSKPAGFSNRERFRTAFRMRAATLRQSSEDATLGEAVLEVRGFPPDILLEESIPTLKLAIRAVRIMTFLLNKKRFKETLRPYDVKDVIEQYSAGHLDMLCRIKYLQTRIDMILAPGAPLTPKPKKPVKPPSNYASGQSPRHESFLSKGPPVAGTEDQSMMARFVRVERQVEDMEKKLDFLVDMHIQRSEHLHVDSAGAAHMTLEPPHPLAGGDARRLVPNSGEGFPQRLRYPAAVEAGPAGRGGGRAQPREPVYTARPTVLPISSLQDLSGGCGRTTGGPGGGESPLSLLSMNHEELEHSPSGFSFSSSERHGEEVAGAGGRGTGAGAKEGDRTRPRPVYLAEGETDTDTDPFTPSGGPLPLSSTGEGLGDDVWSTPP from the exons ATGGGACTGCGGTCCAGGAGCGTGGCGAGTGGCTCAGAGGACCACAGGAAGGACCCCCCGGACCGGCAGTGTGGAGTCGGAGCGGGTGACGACAAGGATGGCGCTCTGCtggcggcggtggtggtggcggACTACAAGCGGGGCTCACAGGGCACGGCCATCGGGCTGCTGGCCAAGACCCCGCTCAACTACAGCCGTCCCGCCAAGAGGAATAACGCTCGCAAGAGGAGGATCCAAAACCTCATCTACGACGCGCTGGAAAGACCCCGAGGATGGGCGCTCCTCTACCACGCCTTTGT atttCTGATCGTCTTGGGCTGTTTGATTTTGGCCGTGTTGACAACCTTCAAAGAGCATGAGAAGACGTCAGCTCATTGGCTGGTGGTTCTG GAGACGTTTGCCATTTTCATCTTTGGGACCGAGTTTGCGTTGCGCATTTGGGCTGCAGGATGTTGCTGTCGTTACAAAGGATGGCGAGGCAGGCTCAAGTTCGCCCGCAAGCCGCTTTGCATGCTGG ACATCTTTGTTCTGTTGGCCTCGGTGCCGGTGGTGGCGGTGCGTAACCAAGGCAACGTGCTGGCCACGTCCCTGCGCAGCTTGCGCTTCCTGCAGATCCTGCGCATGTTGCGCATGGACCGGCGAGGTGGAACCTGGAAGCTGCTGGGCTCGGCCATCTACGCGCACAGCAAG GAGCTGATTACAGCCTGGTACATCGGGTTCCTATCGCTGATCCTGGCATCCTTCCTGGTCTACCTTGTGGAGAAAGACGACGTGTCGCCGTCCGAGCGGGACCTCCCCGCCGCGCAGCCCAACGCTCAGGACTTTGACACGTACGCCGACGCGCTGTGGTGGGGGCTG ATCACGCTGACCACCATCGGCTACGGCGACAAGACGCCAAAGACGTGGGCGGGGAGACTTCTGGCCGGGACCTTCGCATTGATCGGCGTCTCCTTCTTCGCTCTGCCTGCC GGTATCCTGGGTTCCGGTCTGGCCCTGAAGGTCCAGGAGCAGCACAGACAGAAGCACTTTGAGAAAAGACGCCATCCGGCCGCTGGGCTCATCCAG TCGGCGTGGCGCTACTATTCCACCAATCCAATCAGGGAAGACCTCATTGCCACTTGGCGGTTCTACGAGACCATCATCTCACTCCCGTGCTTCAG CAGCCAGAAGATGACGCTGATGGAGCGCGTGCGCCTGCCCAACGCACGACCGGCCATGGCGGTGGCGGCGAGTAAGAAGATGGCGGCCGAAGCGCTGGAGGAGAGCCCCTCCAAGCCGGCCGGGTTCAGCAATCGCGAACGCTTCCGTACCGCCTTCCGCATGCGGGCAGCCACGCTGCGCCAGAGCTCCGAAG ATGCGACGCTTGGGGAGGCGGTGCTGGAGGTGCGCGGCTTCCCGCCCGACATCCTGCTGGAGGAGTCCATCCCCACGCTCAAGCTGGCCATCAGGGCCGTCAG GATCATGACCTTCCTGCTCAACAAGAAGCGCTTCAAGGAGACGCTGCGGCCTTACGACGTCAAGGATGTGATCGAGCAGTACTCAGCCGGACATCTGGACATGCTCTGCAGGATCAAGTACCTCCAGACCAG GATCGATATGATTCTGGCACCCGGAGCTCCCCTTACCCCCAAGCCCAAGAAACCTGTCAAGCCTCCCTCCAATTACGCCAGCGGCCAGTCGCCCAG GCACGAGTCCTTCTTGTCCAAAGGCCCCCCTGTGGCAGGAACCGAGGACCAGAGCATGATGGCGAGATTTGTGCGCGTGGAGCGGCAG GTGGAGGACATGGAGAAGAAGTTGGACTTCCTGGTGGACATGCACATCCAGCGCAGTGAGCACCTGCACGTGGACTCGGCAGGCGCTGCCCACATGACCCTGGAGCCCCCACACCCCCTGGCAGGTGGAGACGCCCGCCGGCTCGTCCCCAACTCCGGCGAGGGTTTTCCGCAAAGGCTGCGGTACCCGGCCGCCGTCGAGGCGGGACCGGCCGGCAGGGGAGGCGGGCGCGCTCAGCCCCGAGAGCCCGTGTACACGGCGCGCCCCACCGTGCTGCCCATCAGCTCTCTGCAGGACTTGTCGGGGGGGTGCGGCAGGACCACGGGGGGACCCGGCGGTGGCGAGTCGCCGTTGTCGCTGCTGTCGATGAACCACGAGGAGCTGGAGCACTCGCCCAGCGGCTTCAGCTTCTCCAGCAGCGAGCGCCACGGGGAGGAGGTGGCCGGGGCCGGAGGCCGTGGGACCGGCGCCGGGGCCAAGGAGGGTGACCGGACCCGACCCAGACCCGTCTACCTGGCGGAGGGCGAGACGGACACGGACACGGACCCCTTTACACCCAGTGGGGGGCCGCTGCCCCTCTCTTCCACGGGCGAGGGGCTGGGTGACGATGTGTGGAGTACACCGCCCTGA